From Micromonospora rhizosphaerae, the proteins below share one genomic window:
- a CDS encoding M1 family metallopeptidase encodes MRWGRGWCAAALVGALVLGGCTQADEERFHPGAADAGDPYVPGAGNGGYDVAGYQLRVRYDPASDRLTGEATVTATATTGLSRFNLDLAGLTVDQVRVDGAPARHRRDGNELVVTPAHGLPSGRQFTVDVAYAGVPRPLPSGELGSGGFLATPDGAIALGQPESASTWFPVNDHPSDKATYDLEITVPDGLAALSNGVLRGRTSRGGWTTWTWSEGSPMASYLTTLVIGNYRVSTGTHAGKPMVTAVAAGLPADGPAAASIARTGEVADFLTDRFGPYPFAAYGGIAIADERIRYALETQSRPVYGPGFFRAGRPNTTVVAHELAHQWFGDSVSVARWSDLWLNEGFATYAEWLWDEHDGGRPVAEAFIAEYAATDWTKPSVDPGRPAMFGDAVYKRGALAVHALRRAVGDDTFFRIMRGWTAEHRDGTVTTADFVAYAERVAGRPLRPLFDAWLYGAERPAEPKPR; translated from the coding sequence GTGAGGTGGGGTCGGGGCTGGTGCGCGGCGGCGCTGGTCGGGGCGCTGGTGCTGGGTGGGTGCACCCAGGCGGACGAGGAGCGGTTCCACCCCGGGGCGGCCGACGCGGGTGACCCGTACGTGCCGGGGGCCGGCAACGGCGGCTACGACGTGGCCGGCTACCAGCTGAGGGTCCGCTACGACCCGGCGAGCGACCGGCTCACCGGCGAAGCGACCGTCACCGCCACCGCCACCACCGGGCTGTCCCGGTTCAACCTGGACCTCGCCGGCCTCACCGTCGATCAGGTACGCGTCGACGGCGCCCCGGCGAGGCACCGGCGGGACGGCAACGAGTTGGTCGTCACCCCGGCGCACGGGCTGCCGTCGGGGAGGCAGTTCACCGTCGACGTGGCGTACGCCGGGGTGCCGCGACCGCTGCCCAGCGGCGAGCTGGGCAGCGGCGGCTTCCTCGCCACGCCCGACGGCGCGATCGCCCTCGGCCAGCCGGAGTCGGCCAGCACCTGGTTCCCGGTCAACGACCACCCGTCCGACAAGGCCACCTACGACCTGGAGATCACCGTCCCGGACGGACTCGCCGCGCTGAGCAACGGCGTGCTGCGCGGGCGGACCAGCCGGGGCGGCTGGACCACCTGGACCTGGTCCGAGGGATCGCCGATGGCCAGCTACCTGACCACGCTGGTGATCGGGAACTATCGGGTGTCGACGGGTACGCACGCCGGGAAGCCGATGGTCACCGCGGTCGCCGCCGGGCTGCCGGCGGACGGGCCGGCGGCCGCCTCGATCGCCCGGACCGGGGAGGTGGCGGACTTCCTGACCGACCGCTTCGGGCCGTACCCGTTCGCCGCGTACGGCGGCATCGCGATCGCCGACGAGCGCATCCGGTACGCGCTGGAAACCCAGTCCCGGCCGGTCTACGGGCCGGGCTTCTTCCGCGCCGGTCGGCCGAACACCACCGTGGTCGCGCACGAGCTGGCCCACCAGTGGTTCGGCGACAGCGTCTCGGTGGCCCGGTGGAGCGACCTGTGGCTCAACGAGGGCTTCGCCACGTACGCGGAATGGCTCTGGGACGAGCACGACGGCGGACGCCCCGTGGCGGAGGCCTTCATCGCCGAGTACGCGGCGACCGACTGGACCAAGCCGTCGGTGGACCCGGGCCGGCCGGCGATGTTCGGCGACGCCGTCTACAAGCGCGGGGCACTGGCCGTGCACGCGCTGCGCCGCGCGGTCGGCGACGACACCTTCTTCCGCATCATGCGCGGCTGGACGGCCGAGCACCGGGACGGCACCGTCACCACCGCCGACTTCGTCGCGTACGCCGAACGGGTGGCCGGCCGGCCGCTGCGTCCGCTCTTCGACGCCTGGCTCTACGGCGCCGAGCGCCCCGCCGAGCCGAAGCCCCGCTGA
- a CDS encoding response regulator transcription factor — MRSVLVCLRTPLAAQHLTSAAARLGLASVVRTAVSDPEVMLRLAERPVDVVLADTALTRPDSAGFVRRVLARAPQAAVLLLGAEEAEAAAATISAGARGLIQGTDHDLTSAVAKALLLLSAPGRPARHRVTDPARDAAAVGGTARSTPPGRTQGGPTPAWTAGPAEGPGSPPTVVPVQRGDDEAEPAGNEPESPPPTGQRPAAAPRASRDSVGLTERELQVLLGMAEGKSNAEIGRELFVSEDTVKTHARRLFRKLGARDRAHAVAAGFRAGLVA; from the coding sequence GTGCGTAGCGTTCTCGTGTGCCTTCGGACGCCGCTCGCCGCCCAGCACCTGACCTCCGCGGCGGCGCGACTCGGGCTGGCCTCGGTCGTCCGGACCGCCGTCTCCGATCCCGAGGTGATGCTGCGGCTGGCCGAGCGTCCGGTCGACGTGGTGCTCGCCGACACCGCCCTCACCCGGCCGGACAGCGCCGGTTTCGTGCGCCGGGTGCTCGCCCGCGCGCCGCAGGCCGCGGTGCTGCTGCTCGGGGCCGAGGAGGCGGAGGCGGCGGCGGCCACCATCAGCGCCGGGGCCAGGGGGCTCATCCAGGGCACGGACCACGACCTGACCAGCGCGGTGGCGAAGGCGCTGCTGCTGCTCTCGGCGCCCGGACGACCGGCCCGGCACCGGGTGACCGACCCGGCCCGGGACGCCGCGGCCGTCGGCGGCACCGCCCGGTCCACCCCGCCGGGGCGTACCCAGGGCGGTCCGACGCCGGCCTGGACGGCGGGGCCGGCGGAGGGGCCCGGGAGCCCGCCCACCGTGGTGCCGGTGCAGCGCGGCGACGACGAGGCCGAGCCGGCCGGCAATGAGCCGGAGTCCCCGCCGCCGACCGGTCAGCGCCCCGCCGCGGCCCCGCGCGCCAGCCGGGATTCGGTCGGCCTGACCGAACGGGAGCTCCAGGTGCTGCTGGGCATGGCCGAGGGGAAGAGCAACGCGGAGATCGGCCGGGAGCTGTTCGTCTCGGAGGACACCGTCAAGACCCACGCCCGCCGGCTGTTCCGCAAGCTCGGCGCCCGGGACCGGGCGCACGCCGTCGCCGCGGGCTTCCGCGCCGGGCTGGTCGCCTGA
- a CDS encoding LCP family protein, with the protein MAQGARTARRRWPLGLAALLTVLLVASGAVVVGKLLSRSAPAPGPVAGSATPAPETSAPASPTPPPGADITGPLNFLIVGVDTRVTVPGWEPHADAVMVMHVEPGLKRAYLFSLPRDLVVDIPAYPKSGYRGGRTKLTHAMSYGSRVPGDKAHPSTAQGYELLRITVSRYTGLRIDAGAVLTFFGFDRLIDALGGVDLYIDQRVASIHRRPDGQYRQHTAGGYVGPQMVYEKGTRHLNGWQARDYARQRYIAGGDYARQRHQQQLIRALVRKILDQGLARDPDRVQQVVRALGKTMVYAGGGTRLIDFAYALGGMPANGLVLVGLPGSGVGKDGAYRGEQLRPVARQFFTELRAGRAEAFLSSHPTLRVKT; encoded by the coding sequence ATGGCCCAGGGTGCACGAACGGCACGTCGACGCTGGCCGCTGGGGCTGGCGGCCCTGCTCACGGTGCTCCTGGTCGCCTCCGGCGCGGTGGTGGTCGGCAAGTTGCTCTCCCGGTCCGCGCCCGCCCCCGGCCCGGTCGCCGGCTCGGCCACCCCGGCGCCGGAGACGAGTGCCCCGGCCAGCCCCACCCCGCCGCCCGGCGCCGACATCACCGGGCCGCTGAACTTCCTCATCGTCGGGGTGGACACCCGGGTCACCGTGCCGGGCTGGGAGCCGCACGCCGACGCGGTGATGGTCATGCACGTGGAGCCGGGGCTGAAGCGGGCGTACCTCTTTTCCCTCCCCCGCGACCTGGTGGTCGACATCCCGGCCTACCCGAAGTCCGGTTACCGGGGCGGCCGGACCAAGCTCACCCATGCGATGAGCTACGGCAGCCGGGTGCCCGGCGACAAGGCCCACCCGAGCACCGCCCAGGGTTACGAGCTGCTGCGCATCACGGTCAGCCGGTACACCGGGCTGCGCATCGACGCCGGCGCGGTGCTCACCTTCTTCGGCTTCGACCGGCTGATCGACGCCCTGGGCGGGGTGGACCTCTACATCGACCAGCGGGTCGCCTCGATCCACCGGCGCCCCGACGGGCAGTACCGGCAGCACACCGCCGGCGGGTACGTCGGACCGCAGATGGTCTACGAGAAGGGCACCCGCCACCTCAACGGCTGGCAGGCGCGGGACTACGCCCGGCAGCGCTACATCGCCGGGGGTGACTACGCGCGGCAGCGTCACCAGCAGCAGCTGATCCGGGCGCTGGTCCGCAAGATCCTCGACCAGGGGCTGGCCCGGGACCCGGACCGGGTCCAGCAGGTGGTCCGCGCCCTCGGCAAGACCATGGTGTACGCCGGTGGCGGCACCCGGCTGATCGACTTCGCGTACGCCCTCGGCGGGATGCCCGCAAACGGTCTGGTCCTGGTCGGCCTCCCCGGCAGCGGGGTGGGCAAGGACGGCGCCTACCGCGGCGAACAACTCCGCCCGGTCGCCCGCCAGTTCTTCACCGAACTCCGCGCCGGCCGCGCCGAGGCGTTCCTCTCCAGCCACCCGACCCTGCGCGTCAAGACCTGA
- a CDS encoding FAD-dependent oxidoreductase, translated as MRYDVVVIGSGFGGSVTALRLAEKGYTVGVLEAGRRFADDEFPQTSWRARRFLWAPKLGCYGLQRITLLRSADRKAGGGVMVLSGAGVGGGSLVYANTLYEPLDAFYTDPQWRGITDWRDELARHYDQAKRMLGVTTYPIATGADRAMRTVAERMGVGHTFHATPVGVHIGRPGERVPDPYFGGVGPARTGCTHCGSCMTGCRHGAKNTLVKNYLWLAERLDVQVHPLTTATVVRSAADGGYEVHTERTGAWLRRRRQVIHADQVVFAAGALGTQRLLHEMKATGALPGLSSRLGELTRTNSEAILGASVPRQQARQRGLDFTEGVAITSSFHPDPQTHIEPVRYGRGSNAMGLLQSLLVDGGPHRVRRWLGSILRQPGLAARMLSVRGWSERTVIALVMQSADNSLTTRWRRGPFGRRLVSGPGHGAPNPTWIPAGNQAVRLLADEIGGTPGGALTEPFNIPMTAHILGGAVIGATADDGVIDPYHRVYGHPGLHVVDGAAVSANLGVNPSLTITAQAERAMAFWPNKGEPDPRPPLGEAYRRLEPVSPRHPAVPADAPGALRG; from the coding sequence ATGCGGTACGACGTGGTCGTCATCGGGTCAGGATTCGGCGGCAGCGTCACCGCGCTGCGGCTCGCGGAGAAGGGCTACACCGTCGGCGTGCTGGAGGCCGGCCGGCGCTTCGCCGACGACGAGTTCCCGCAGACCTCCTGGCGGGCGCGGCGCTTCCTCTGGGCCCCCAAGCTGGGCTGCTACGGCCTCCAGCGGATCACGCTGCTCCGCTCGGCGGACCGGAAGGCCGGCGGCGGGGTCATGGTGCTCTCCGGCGCGGGCGTGGGCGGCGGCTCGTTGGTCTACGCCAACACCCTCTACGAGCCGCTCGACGCGTTCTACACCGATCCGCAGTGGCGGGGCATCACCGACTGGCGCGACGAGCTGGCCCGGCACTACGACCAGGCGAAGCGGATGCTCGGCGTCACCACGTACCCGATCGCCACCGGCGCGGACCGGGCGATGCGCACGGTGGCCGAGCGGATGGGGGTCGGGCACACCTTCCACGCCACCCCGGTCGGCGTGCACATCGGCCGTCCCGGAGAGCGGGTGCCCGACCCGTACTTCGGCGGCGTCGGGCCGGCGCGCACCGGCTGCACGCACTGCGGCTCGTGCATGACCGGCTGTCGGCACGGCGCGAAGAACACTCTGGTCAAGAACTACCTCTGGCTGGCCGAGCGGCTCGACGTCCAGGTCCACCCGCTCACCACCGCCACCGTGGTCCGCTCCGCGGCCGATGGCGGATACGAGGTGCACACCGAGCGCACCGGCGCCTGGTTGCGCAGGCGGCGCCAGGTGATCCACGCCGACCAGGTGGTCTTCGCGGCCGGCGCGCTCGGCACCCAGCGGCTGCTGCACGAGATGAAGGCGACCGGCGCGCTGCCCGGGCTCTCGTCCCGGCTCGGCGAGCTGACCCGGACCAACTCCGAGGCCATCCTCGGCGCGTCGGTGCCGCGGCAGCAGGCCCGGCAGCGGGGGCTGGACTTCACCGAGGGGGTGGCGATCACCAGCTCGTTCCACCCCGACCCGCAGACCCACATCGAACCGGTCCGCTACGGCCGGGGCTCGAACGCGATGGGGCTGCTCCAGTCGCTGCTGGTGGACGGCGGCCCACACCGGGTCCGGCGCTGGCTGGGCAGCATCCTCCGGCAGCCCGGGCTGGCCGCCCGGATGCTCTCCGTCCGCGGCTGGTCCGAGCGGACCGTGATCGCCCTGGTGATGCAGTCGGCGGACAACTCGCTCACCACCCGCTGGCGGCGGGGGCCGTTCGGCCGGCGGCTGGTCTCCGGCCCGGGCCACGGCGCGCCGAACCCGACCTGGATCCCCGCCGGCAACCAGGCGGTCCGGTTGCTCGCCGATGAGATCGGCGGTACGCCCGGCGGTGCGCTCACCGAGCCGTTCAACATCCCGATGACCGCGCACATCCTCGGTGGGGCGGTGATCGGGGCCACCGCCGACGACGGGGTGATCGACCCGTACCACCGGGTCTACGGGCACCCGGGGCTGCACGTGGTGGACGGCGCCGCAGTCTCGGCGAACCTCGGGGTGAACCCCTCGCTGACCATCACTGCCCAGGCGGAACGGGCCATGGCCTTCTGGCCGAACAAGGGCGAACCGGATCCCCGGCCGCCGCTCGGCGAGGCGTACCGGCGGTTGGAGCCGGTCTCCCCGCGCCACCCGGCGGTCCCGGCGGACGCCCCCGGTGCACTGCGGGGGTGA
- a CDS encoding GuaB3 family IMP dehydrogenase-related protein, with translation MRDVVEIGLGKTAQRGYHLDDIAIVPSRRTRDVDDVSTAWQLDAYQFGIPCVGHPSDATMSPSSAVRLNQLGGLGVLNVEGLWTRYENPTKVLEELAALDDETRATKRLQEVYAEPIRPDLIAERVRELRAGGGTVAVRVSPQHTLALAPVILDAGVDILVIQGTIVSAEHVSTTEEPLNLKEFIADLDLPVIVGGCTDYKTALHLMRTGAAGVIVGIGGDDWSTTDSVLGIRVPMATAIADAAAARRDYLDETGGRYVHLIADGDIRTSGDIAKALGCGADAVMLGEPLSLCEEAPAGGAWWHSAASHPSLPRGAFEVANEPIGPMEQLLFGPADQPDGQLNLFGGLRRAMAKCGYRDLKEFQKVGLVLDR, from the coding sequence ATGCGTGACGTGGTCGAGATCGGGCTGGGCAAGACCGCGCAGCGCGGCTACCACCTGGACGACATCGCCATCGTGCCGAGCCGCCGGACCCGGGACGTCGACGACGTCTCGACCGCGTGGCAGCTCGACGCGTACCAGTTCGGCATCCCCTGCGTCGGGCACCCCTCCGACGCCACCATGAGCCCGTCCTCGGCGGTCCGGCTCAACCAGCTCGGCGGGCTCGGCGTGCTCAACGTCGAGGGTCTCTGGACCCGGTACGAGAACCCGACCAAGGTGCTCGAGGAGTTGGCCGCCCTCGACGATGAGACGCGGGCGACCAAGCGCCTCCAGGAGGTGTACGCCGAGCCGATCCGCCCCGACCTGATCGCCGAGCGGGTCCGCGAGCTGCGGGCCGGGGGCGGCACGGTGGCCGTCCGGGTCTCCCCGCAGCACACCCTGGCGCTCGCCCCGGTGATCCTCGACGCCGGCGTGGACATCCTGGTCATCCAGGGCACCATCGTCTCCGCCGAGCACGTCTCCACCACCGAAGAGCCGCTCAACCTCAAGGAGTTCATCGCCGACCTCGACCTGCCGGTCATCGTCGGCGGCTGCACCGACTACAAGACCGCGCTGCACCTGATGCGGACCGGCGCGGCCGGCGTGATCGTCGGCATCGGCGGCGACGACTGGTCGACCACGGACTCGGTGCTCGGCATCCGGGTGCCGATGGCCACCGCGATCGCCGACGCCGCCGCGGCCCGCCGGGACTACCTGGACGAGACCGGCGGCCGGTACGTGCACCTGATCGCCGACGGCGACATCCGGACCTCCGGCGACATCGCCAAGGCGCTCGGCTGCGGCGCGGACGCGGTGATGCTCGGCGAGCCGCTCTCGCTCTGCGAGGAGGCACCGGCCGGTGGCGCCTGGTGGCACTCGGCCGCCAGCCACCCGTCGCTGCCGCGCGGCGCGTTCGAGGTGGCGAACGAGCCGATCGGCCCGATGGAGCAGCTCCTCTTCGGCCCGGCCGACCAGCCCGACGGCCAGCTCAACCTGTTCGGCGGTCTGCGCCGGGCCATGGCCAAGTGCGGCTATCGCGACCTCAAGGAGTTCCAGAAGGTCGGCCTCGTCCTTGACCGCTGA
- a CDS encoding DUF5319 domain-containing protein has protein sequence MHDEPIDPFNGDPADPAAGLHDPRADDPLGPLTEVERQDVLEDLADLEIYQALLAPIGVRGLVIECEDCREPHYFDWDLLRGNLRHLLSSGRPRVHEPAYDPDPDHYVTWDYARGYADGVHDTLTEGTEDDSSSEA, from the coding sequence GTGCACGATGAGCCCATCGACCCGTTCAACGGCGACCCGGCCGATCCGGCTGCGGGCCTGCACGATCCGCGCGCGGACGACCCGCTCGGCCCGCTGACCGAGGTCGAGCGCCAGGACGTCCTGGAGGACCTGGCCGACCTGGAGATCTACCAGGCCCTGCTGGCGCCGATCGGGGTGCGTGGGCTCGTCATCGAGTGCGAGGACTGCCGCGAGCCGCACTACTTCGACTGGGACCTGCTCCGGGGCAATCTGCGCCACCTGCTCAGCTCCGGCCGCCCCCGGGTGCACGAGCCGGCCTACGATCCGGACCCGGACCACTACGTCACCTGGGACTACGCCCGCGGGTACGCCGACGGCGTGCACGACACCCTCACCGAGGGCACCGAGGACGACAGCTCCTCCGAAGCCTGA
- a CDS encoding WhiB family transcriptional regulator, whose amino-acid sequence MSNVRRLPGPIVDLWDWQRLGACRGRDSAQFFHPDGERGSSRLRRESGAKAVCRTCPVRAECAAHALSVREPYGVWGGFSESERLRLLALGWEDLADRRQTRVDIARLEARLGRPHKSTVPAQRKIA is encoded by the coding sequence ATGTCGAACGTACGTAGACTGCCCGGACCCATCGTCGATCTCTGGGACTGGCAGCGGCTCGGCGCCTGCCGGGGCCGGGACAGCGCCCAGTTCTTCCACCCGGACGGCGAGCGGGGCTCGTCGCGGCTACGCCGCGAGTCCGGCGCCAAGGCCGTCTGCCGGACCTGCCCCGTACGCGCCGAGTGCGCCGCGCACGCCCTCTCCGTCCGGGAGCCCTACGGCGTGTGGGGCGGGTTCAGCGAGTCCGAGCGGCTCCGGCTGCTCGCCCTCGGCTGGGAGGACCTGGCCGACCGCCGCCAGACCCGGGTCGACATCGCCCGGCTGGAGGCCCGCCTCGGCCGGCCGCACAAGTCCACCGTGCCGGCCCAGCGCAAGATCGCCTGA
- the guaB gene encoding IMP dehydrogenase, producing MENSPRTDLPAGADNGELGGHLPELPAGSARVVPLGLTFDDVLLQPGESDVVPSRVNTRTRMTRNVELSMPLLSSAMDTVTEARMAIAMARQGGIGVLHRNLSLEDQALQVDLVKRSESGMITNPVTASPDDTLREVDALCGRYRISGVPVIDGQGKLVGIVTNRDMRFVSDPATPVREIMTRTPLVTAKVGVSKDEALDLLRRHKVEKLPIVDDSGRLRGLITVKDFTKSEQYPNATKDEAGRLRVAAAVGVGEDAYKRARALVDAGVDVLIVDTAHGHQRAVLDMVRQLKKDVSVDIVGGNVATYAGAKALVDAGADGVKVGVGPGAICTTRIVAGVGVPQITAIMEAARAARPAGVPVIGDGGIQYSGDIAKALVAGADTVMLGSLLAGCEESPGELIFMNGKQYKAYRGMGSLGAMQSRGQARSYSKDRYFQQDVLAEDKLVPEGVEGQVPYRGPLSAVAHQLIGGLRAAMGYVGAESIPELHRRGQLIRITAAGLKESHPHDIQMTVEAPNYHSR from the coding sequence GTGGAGAATTCGCCCAGGACCGATCTTCCGGCCGGCGCCGACAACGGCGAGCTGGGCGGTCACCTGCCGGAGCTGCCCGCCGGCTCGGCGCGGGTGGTGCCACTCGGGCTGACCTTCGACGACGTGCTGCTCCAGCCGGGCGAATCGGACGTCGTGCCCAGCCGGGTCAACACCCGCACCCGGATGACCCGCAACGTCGAGCTGAGCATGCCGCTGCTCTCCAGCGCGATGGACACCGTCACCGAGGCCCGGATGGCGATCGCCATGGCCCGCCAGGGCGGCATCGGCGTGCTGCACCGCAACCTCTCCCTCGAGGACCAGGCGCTCCAGGTCGACCTGGTCAAGCGCTCCGAGTCCGGCATGATCACGAACCCGGTGACCGCCAGCCCGGACGACACCCTCCGCGAGGTCGACGCGCTCTGCGGCCGCTACCGCATCTCCGGCGTGCCGGTGATCGACGGCCAGGGGAAGCTGGTGGGCATCGTGACCAACCGCGACATGCGGTTCGTCTCCGACCCGGCCACCCCGGTCCGCGAGATCATGACCCGGACGCCGCTGGTCACCGCCAAGGTCGGGGTGAGCAAGGACGAGGCGCTCGACCTGCTGCGCCGGCACAAGGTGGAGAAGCTGCCGATCGTCGACGACTCGGGCCGGCTGCGCGGGCTGATCACCGTCAAGGACTTCACCAAGAGCGAGCAGTACCCGAACGCCACCAAGGACGAGGCCGGCCGGCTCCGGGTCGCCGCCGCGGTCGGCGTGGGCGAGGACGCGTACAAGCGGGCCCGCGCGCTGGTCGACGCGGGCGTTGACGTGCTGATCGTGGACACCGCCCACGGGCACCAGCGGGCCGTGCTGGACATGGTCCGCCAGCTCAAGAAGGACGTCTCGGTCGACATCGTCGGCGGCAACGTCGCCACCTACGCCGGCGCCAAGGCGCTGGTCGACGCGGGCGCCGACGGCGTCAAGGTCGGCGTCGGCCCGGGCGCCATCTGCACCACCCGGATCGTCGCCGGGGTGGGCGTACCGCAGATCACCGCGATCATGGAGGCGGCGCGGGCCGCGCGACCGGCCGGCGTACCGGTGATCGGCGACGGCGGCATCCAGTACTCGGGCGACATCGCCAAGGCACTGGTGGCCGGTGCCGACACGGTGATGCTCGGCAGCCTGCTGGCCGGCTGCGAGGAGAGCCCCGGCGAGCTGATCTTCATGAACGGCAAGCAGTACAAGGCGTACCGGGGGATGGGCTCGCTCGGCGCGATGCAGTCCCGCGGCCAGGCCAGGTCCTATTCCAAGGACCGCTACTTCCAGCAGGACGTGCTCGCCGAGGACAAGCTGGTCCCCGAGGGCGTCGAGGGCCAGGTGCCGTACCGCGGCCCACTCTCCGCGGTCGCCCACCAGCTCATCGGCGGGCTGCGCGCCGCGATGGGGTACGTCGGCGCGGAGAGTATCCCCGAGCTGCACCGGCGGGGGCAGCTCATCCGGATCACCGCGGCCGGGCTCAAGGAGAGCCACCCGCACGACATCCAGATGACCGTCGAGGCGCCCAACTACCACTCCCGCTGA
- a CDS encoding molybdopterin-dependent oxidoreductase, with protein sequence MSTTSRGYAALAGITAAAVAIGAAEPVAVLTGPRSAPLIAVGGLVVDFVPEPVKQFAIALFGTYDKIALLIGTALLLAAFAALLGVLAARRLWIGLVGIAAFAAIGVAAALTRAGADAADALPSLVGAALGALVLWLLLAGPLQTDLWSWSPPTPDGDEVDPEGRRRFLTGAGALLGAAAVAGLGGHWLGGRRGVSAARRAVALPTPSAAAPAVPAGADLSLAELAPYVTTNSGFYRIDTALVVPQVDPETWQLRIHGRVRNEITLSFADLLRRPLVERYVTLACVSNEVGGDLIGNARWLGVPIKELLDEAEPEEGADQVVGRSVDGWTCGTPTTVLRDGRDALLAVGMNGEPLPVEHGFPVRMVVPGLYGYVSACKWVTELELTSFADFDAYWVPRGWSAQGPIRTQSRIDTPRSRNRLSAGPVMVAGVAWAQHRGIRRVEVRVDEGPWREATLAPTVSADTWVQWSWRWDATPGEHTLQVRATDADGQTQTGQQRPVAPDGATGWHTVKVTVR encoded by the coding sequence ATGAGCACCACCTCCCGTGGGTACGCCGCACTGGCCGGGATCACCGCCGCAGCCGTGGCGATTGGCGCCGCCGAACCGGTGGCGGTCCTCACCGGCCCCCGTTCGGCGCCGCTGATCGCGGTCGGCGGGCTGGTCGTCGACTTCGTACCCGAGCCGGTCAAGCAGTTCGCCATCGCGCTCTTCGGCACGTACGACAAGATCGCTCTGCTGATCGGGACGGCGCTGCTGCTCGCGGCGTTCGCGGCGCTGCTCGGGGTACTGGCCGCCCGCCGGCTCTGGATCGGGCTGGTCGGCATCGCCGCCTTCGCCGCCATCGGGGTCGCCGCCGCGCTGACCCGGGCCGGCGCGGACGCCGCCGACGCGCTGCCCTCGCTGGTCGGCGCGGCGCTGGGCGCGCTGGTGCTCTGGCTGCTCCTGGCCGGTCCGCTGCAGACGGACCTGTGGTCCTGGTCCCCGCCCACGCCCGACGGGGACGAGGTGGATCCGGAGGGGCGGCGACGGTTCCTGACCGGAGCGGGGGCGCTGCTGGGCGCGGCCGCCGTCGCCGGGCTCGGCGGGCACTGGCTGGGCGGGCGGCGGGGCGTGTCGGCGGCCCGGCGGGCGGTCGCGCTGCCCACCCCGTCGGCGGCCGCCCCGGCGGTGCCGGCCGGCGCCGACCTCTCCCTGGCCGAGCTCGCCCCCTACGTGACCACGAACTCCGGCTTCTACCGGATCGACACTGCCCTGGTGGTGCCGCAGGTCGACCCGGAGACCTGGCAGCTGCGCATCCACGGCCGGGTCCGCAACGAGATCACGCTCAGCTTCGCCGACCTGCTCCGCCGGCCGCTGGTCGAGCGGTACGTCACCCTGGCCTGCGTCTCGAACGAGGTGGGCGGGGACCTGATCGGCAACGCGCGCTGGCTGGGCGTACCGATCAAGGAGCTGCTCGACGAGGCCGAGCCGGAGGAGGGCGCGGACCAGGTGGTCGGGCGCTCGGTGGACGGCTGGACCTGCGGCACCCCGACGACGGTGCTGCGGGACGGGCGGGACGCGCTGCTCGCGGTCGGCATGAACGGCGAGCCGCTGCCGGTCGAGCACGGGTTCCCGGTGCGGATGGTGGTGCCCGGCCTCTACGGCTACGTCTCGGCCTGCAAGTGGGTGACCGAGCTGGAGCTGACCAGCTTCGCGGATTTCGACGCGTACTGGGTCCCGCGCGGGTGGTCTGCGCAGGGCCCGATCAGGACGCAGTCGCGGATCGACACCCCCCGGTCGCGCAACCGGCTCAGCGCCGGCCCGGTCATGGTCGCCGGGGTGGCCTGGGCCCAGCACCGGGGCATCCGCCGGGTCGAGGTACGCGTCGACGAGGGCCCCTGGCGCGAGGCGACGCTCGCCCCGACGGTCTCGGCGGACACCTGGGTGCAGTGGTCCTGGCGCTGGGACGCGACCCCCGGGGAGCACACCCTCCAGGTGCGGGCGACGGACGCCGATGGTCAGACCCAGACCGGCCAGCAGCGGCCGGTCGCACCGGACGGCGCCACCGGCTGGCACACCGTCAAGGTCACCGTCCGCTGA